The genomic region CCGTACGCGACCTCCTGCATGTAGGTGTAGAACTCCTCGCGAACCGGTCCCCAGGTCACTTTCGCGAGCGCTCGACCGGTCGTGAAGATTTCGGTGAGCGGTTGCCAGTTCTCGTTTTCGATCGTCGATTCGACGTCCTCGTGAACCGGTGTCATTGCCTTCCCCGCCGCCTCGGGATCCTGCGCCATCCCTTCGCTGAGTGTCTCCGGATGCGCGTACGCCTGGGCGGCGGCCTTGCCCTTCTCCAGTTGGTCGGAGTGGGTGTTGACCATGACCGGCTTGATTTCGAGGAACGTTCCCCTCGAGGCGCTCTCCGCATGCGCCGGATGAGCGATCTGGGTCCTGTTGTTCAGGATGTCTTCTGCCGTATCGCCGCTCTGGATGTTCTCACCGGTCGTCCAGTTCCGCATCCAGGTACCGCTCTCGACGAACGCGTAGTTCCCGTTGATGTACCCCGGATCGTTCGTCTGCCAACCGGTCCCCAGATCGTCCGGATCGCCGACGGGATTGTCCGCCGCGTAGATTTGGTAGTACCAGTTGTCGAAGACCTGCCCAAGCGCGTCGGCGCCGATGTTGAGCTGCCAGCCCTCGCCGTCCGGCACGTACAGCTGGTCCGTGTGCTGGTAAATGTGGGTCATCCACTCCTGGAACGAGCGGGTGCCGCCGTCCTGCGTGCAGTTGTGGAATCCGACCACGTCGTCGTACTCCTCGTTGACCATCCGACCGATTTCGTGGAGTTCCGCGGCCGTCTCCGGCACGTCCTGCCCGAGCTCGTCGAGGATGTCCTGACGGACGAACAGCGCTCTCGCGTTGCCCTCGTAGGGCAGTCCGTACAGCGTGTCCTGGTAAGTCACAGCCTCGACGGCGCTGTCGATGTACCCGTCGAAGTAATCGAGATCCTCGGCGAGATCGTCGAGGGGCTCGAGGTGATTCCCCGCGATGTACTCGGTCAGATGGTTCAGCGTCCCCTCGATCGCGTCGGGGTCGCCGGTACTCGCCCCCGTGAGGAACTTCTGGCGGAGATCCTCGTAGGCGTAGCGACTGATCTGGAGCTCTCCGTCAGCCAGCTCCTCGTACATCGACTCGAACTTGTTTCGCCACACCGGCTCGGCGCCCTCCGTGTTCGGGAAGCCGTACTCCCACATGAGCGCCTGATTACTGTTTCCGCCGCCGCGGAGTCCGTTACAACCGGCGAGCCCGGCCGTCGCGCCGACGCCGAGTGCCTTCATGA from Natronoarchaeum mannanilyticum harbors:
- a CDS encoding ABC transporter substrate-binding protein, whose amino-acid sequence is MNEPTGSGRSRRSIMKALGVGATAGLAGCNGLRGGGNSNQALMWEYGFPNTEGAEPVWRNKFESMYEELADGELQISRYAYEDLRQKFLTGASTGDPDAIEGTLNHLTEYIAGNHLEPLDDLAEDLDYFDGYIDSAVEAVTYQDTLYGLPYEGNARALFVRQDILDELGQDVPETAAELHEIGRMVNEEYDDVVGFHNCTQDGGTRSFQEWMTHIYQHTDQLYVPDGEGWQLNIGADALGQVFDNWYYQIYAADNPVGDPDDLGTGWQTNDPGYINGNYAFVESGTWMRNWTTGENIQSGDTAEDILNNRTQIAHPAHAESASRGTFLEIKPVMVNTHSDQLEKGKAAAQAYAHPETLSEGMAQDPEAAGKAMTPVHEDVESTIENENWQPLTEIFTTGRALAKVTWGPVREEFYTYMQEVAYGRTDPYDAGEQFHEALQDLESEI